The following are encoded together in the bacterium genome:
- a CDS encoding tetratricopeptide repeat protein: protein MNRGNRSTIIALAAVLVLTITAADLHASLQGPGRVARKRLSFSVTQITVYDWRGIFVRQGWGFFINKEGHIITPRSLLEGGFYIEATTVSRDTYLVDKVYAEDVEGNFIRLGLEFPPERFAYLEKSAPMPAVGERILVGGGVGCEPGAFLDGYIEDIRKVPLYGSLVRIGSPFATVGSPIFNEHGVLVAVVMFRLENGASSAWAVPVGRISRVMTEEARPEEHLAWAEKRQGNWQGTTVGSYMMGLAYFWSGQHGVAMPGLMRATKDERFQQEAFFLLGCCNDAIGQYGASVDAYTMAVRLGDSSYETFLNLARAHRLQGAYQQALDSTWAAIRARPHSYEAYTLLGETFNSMGHYSEALAGVYVAIKMDPKRPEAYHQQGISLREQQKYGQAIEALKKAISLDPSCSRAYWELALTYYHSGDLTSAADICEALKKIDPELSRQLLTRVSP from the coding sequence CGGATCTGCACGCCAGCCTCCAGGGGCCCGGTCGGGTTGCGAGGAAAAGACTGAGTTTCTCCGTTACCCAGATCACAGTCTATGACTGGCGGGGCATCTTTGTGCGCCAGGGATGGGGCTTTTTTATTAATAAGGAAGGCCACATCATCACCCCCAGAAGCCTCCTCGAAGGCGGTTTTTACATCGAGGCAACGACCGTTTCACGGGATACTTACCTCGTGGATAAAGTGTATGCGGAGGATGTGGAAGGTAACTTCATACGTCTTGGTCTCGAATTTCCCCCGGAACGGTTCGCCTACCTTGAGAAATCGGCCCCTATGCCTGCAGTGGGGGAGAGGATCCTGGTGGGCGGCGGTGTGGGGTGTGAGCCTGGTGCCTTTCTCGATGGCTACATTGAGGATATCCGCAAGGTTCCGTTGTACGGCTCTCTCGTCCGGATAGGTTCTCCCTTTGCGACGGTTGGGAGCCCCATTTTCAACGAGCATGGGGTTCTTGTAGCGGTGGTGATGTTCAGGCTGGAAAACGGTGCAAGTTCCGCATGGGCCGTCCCGGTGGGAAGGATCTCCAGGGTCATGACTGAAGAAGCAAGGCCTGAAGAGCACCTGGCCTGGGCGGAAAAAAGGCAGGGAAACTGGCAGGGGACAACGGTGGGATCCTACATGATGGGACTTGCCTATTTCTGGTCCGGTCAGCACGGAGTTGCCATGCCGGGGTTGATGAGGGCTACCAAAGATGAGCGGTTCCAGCAGGAGGCCTTTTTCCTTCTGGGCTGTTGTAACGATGCGATCGGTCAGTACGGAGCTTCCGTAGATGCCTATACCATGGCGGTTCGGCTGGGAGATTCATCCTATGAGACGTTTCTGAATCTGGCAAGAGCCCACCGGCTTCAGGGAGCATATCAGCAGGCTCTCGATTCCACCTGGGCCGCGATCAGGGCCAGGCCACACAGCTACGAGGCGTATACTCTGCTTGGGGAGACCTTTAACTCCATGGGCCATTATTCAGAAGCCCTTGCGGGTGTTTATGTTGCTATCAAGATGGATCCGAAAAGGCCGGAGGCATACCATCAGCAGGGAATTTCCCTTAGAGAGCAGCAAAAATATGGTCAGGCCATTGAGGCCCTGAAAAAAGCCATAAGCCTGGATCCCAGTTGCAGCCGCGCTTACTGGGAACTGGCCCTGACATATTATCACAGCGGGGATCTGACCTCAGCTGCGGATATCTGTGAGGCTCTCAAAAAAATTGACCCTGAACTCTCCAGGCAGCTCCTGACCCGGGTCAGCCCCTGA